The Montipora foliosa isolate CH-2021 chromosome 1, ASM3666993v2, whole genome shotgun sequence genome has a window encoding:
- the LOC138013271 gene encoding uncharacterized protein encodes MFRDKTGGREPTLKDFSYFISTESLTENDPVYRRSNSTPVKVKADISKKSAFHPRFKDSMRVITLATDVSKPKPTELKYSSFYQRHLHDCELSQLKFHITSTSEEGPDLPVNHALKIEDLNVSNRYCPNQVDLSEWPHLRDVELPNHPVDVSEVSVLIGQDVPQAHIIFDYRWGNDLQNELYATKTPFGCTKSIEDKRALKIVRSTTKVEGGRYEAGRLWQNEDPILPNNKQAEMRLQQLKKRFLLDPTFASQYEAVMDDYIEKGYAVKLSEKEAASTSDHTWYLPHHAVVNPNKSKVEYDAAAVWGGTSLNKELVQGPQLNNSLIGVLFRFRKEEIAVASDIESMFHRVGCVDRDKDALRFLWWSDGLNESPSDHKMKVHLFGKADSPCIAAWTLQRTATDNATEFGNDVCDIVRKNFYVDDCLFSVPTAEEAIGASLQLMQMLRRGNFRLTKFISNYLKVLKAVPAEERTVKSLDLDKLPLERTLGLHWDTETGTLAVKVSLSHGKANCHTRRDCLSKLCSTFDPLGLICPVLLPAKRLMQKTWQLQLDWDDSLPEGLLEGWTRWKEEPLLLNHLSIPRCYFSGDQPFWLEPIWNPPPRNPGYALSRDASFELHHFSDASEYGYGTVCYLRKESGDELLNPLSSWPEVAVLPFSTFLYQDCTREVRRVTHKILITDSSSEEDCLVVKV; translated from the exons ATGTTTCGTGACAAGACGGGTGGTAGAGAGCCAACCTTGAAGGACTTTAGCTACTTCATAAGTACAGAATCCTTGACCGAGAATGATCCAGTATATAGGAGAAGCAACAGTACCCCGGTGAAGGTTAAAGCTGACATTTCAAAGAAATCTGCATTTCATCCCAGATTTAAAGATAGTATGCGAGTAATCACCTTAGCAACTGATGTTAGCAAACCGAAGCCTACAGAATTGAAATACTCTTCTTTCTATCAAAGACACCTGCATG ACTGTGAGCTATCGCAGCTGAAATTCCACATCACCTCAACAAGTGAAGAAGGCCCTGACTTGCCTGTCAACCATGCTCTTAAAATTGAAGATTTGAACGTGTCCAATCGCTACTGCCCTAATCAAGTAGACTTGTCTGAATGGCCACACTTGAGAGACGTGGAGCTGCCTAATCACCCAGTAGATGTGAGTGAAGTCTCTGTCCTTATTGGTCAAGACGTTCCACAAGCTCATATCATCTTCGACTATCGCTGGGGCAATGATCTGCAGAATGAGCTGTATGCGACCAAGACGCCATTTGGATG TACTAAGAGCATCGAAGATAAAAGAGCACTGAAGATTGTGAGAAGTACAACGAAGGTCGAAGGTGGAAGATACGAAGCAGGCCGTTTGTGGCAGAATGAAGACCCGATACTGCCAAATAACAAACAAGCTGAAATGAGATTACAACAGTTGAAGAAGCGGTTCCTGCTTGACCCAACGTTTGCCAGTCAGTATGAAGCAGTGATGGATGACTACATTGAGAAAGGTTATGCTGTCAAGTTGTCTGAGAAAGAAGCAGCCTCTACTTCCGATCACACTTGGTATCTTCCGCACCATGCTGTAGTAAATCcaaacaaatccaaagtagaATACGATGCGGCTGCAGTTTGGGGAGGCACATCACTCAATAAAGAACTCGTGCAAGGACCACAGCTGAACAATTCACTCATTGGCGTTTTGTTCCGGTTTCGGAAAGAAGAAATTGCTGTTGCATCTGATATTGAAAGCATGTTTCACAGGGTTGGTTGTGTGGACAGAGACAAAGATGCTTTGCGCTTTCTGTGGTGGAGTGATGGGCTGAACGAATCTCCAAGTGACCATAAAATGAAAGTCCATTTATTCGGAAAGGCAGACTCCCCCTGCATCGCTGCTTGGACCCTGCAAAGAACAGCCACAGATAATGCCACTGAATTTGGAAATGATGTTTGTGATATTGTCCGAAAGAATTTCTACGTTGATGACTGCCTTTTCTCAGTTCCTACCGCTGAAGAAGCTATTGGAGCATCACTACAACTTATGCAGATGCTGAGGAGAGGAAATTTCCGACTGACCAAGTTCATTTCCAACTACTTGAAGGTCTTGAAGGCTGTACCAGCTGAGGAGAGAACAGTCAAGAGTCTCGACCTGGACAAGCTACCACTTGAACGGACATTGGGTCTACATTGGGACACTGAAACGGGCACACTAGCTGTAAAGGTGTCACTCTCCCATGGTAAAGCTAATTGCCACACGAGACGAGATTGCTTATCTAAGCTGTGCTCTACATTTGATCCGCTTGGCTTAATTTGTCCTGTTCTACTTCCCGCTAAGAGATTGATGCAAAAGACCTGGCAACTGCAGCTTGATTGGGATGATTCACTACCCGAAGGCTTGCTGGAGGGCTGGACAAGGTGGAAAGAAGAACCGTTGCTCCTTAACCATTTAAGTATTCCTCGATGCTATTTCAGTGGAG ACCAACCGTTTTGGTTGGAACCAATTTGGAACCCCCCTCCTagaaatcctggctacgccctgTCCCGTGATGCATCTTTCGAACTTCACCACTTTAGTGATGCTTCTGAATATGGTTATGGAACAGTGTGCTATTTGAGAAAGGAGTCTGGTGACGAACTGTTGAATCCACTTTCATCATGGCCAGAAGTCGCTGTGCTACCCTTCAGTACGTTTCTGTACCAAGATTGTACCAGAGAAGTAAGGAGAGTTACTCACAAGATACTGATCACGGACAGCTCTTCTGAGGAGGATTGCCTGGTTGTTAAAGTTTAA
- the LOC138013277 gene encoding uncharacterized protein — translation MKVGGRIVDALVSLDPRFPMIVPPNHSVTQLLIASYHQKLAHAGQSHILARLREKSWIPKGRSLVRKVVRSCLKCKKQRTARIEQMMADLPTFRTTAVEPCFTHTGVDLFGPLNAKRGRAVVKRWDVLFTCLNSRVVHLKLVSSLETNCFINVLRRFISRRGTPKTIHYDNGTNLVGAAREIKEAIAAWTEKQIQDQLLQKGCQWVFQPPKASLASGFWETLIRSTRTALRTIVGNSLLVDEEVLATVLTEVEAILNSRPLCASSDDPDDQEPLTPNHLLFQKAVHNLPPGFFVKEDLFSRKKWRQAQILADHFWKRWLKEYILSLQERQKWQKPECRSRRFGSTCR, via the coding sequence ATGAAAGTGGGTGGACGCATTGTTGACGCTCTGGTCTCACTTGATCCAAGGTTCCCAATGATTGTTCCACCTAATCACTCGGTTACCCAGCTTCTGATTGCATCATACCATCAGAAACTAGCTCATGCAGGTCAAAGTCACATTCTGGCTCGATTGAGAGAGAAGTCTTGGATTCCAAAAGGGAGGTCCTTAGTTCGTAAGGTCGTGCGATCGTGTCTAAAGTGCAAGAAGCAAAGGACAGCCAGGATAGAACAGATGATGGCGGACTTACCAACATTCCGCACGACAGCCGTTGAACCCTGTTTCACACACACTGGTGTCGACCTTTTTGGCCCTTTGAACGCAAAGAGAGGAAGAGCAGTCGTCAAAAGATGGGACGTCTTGTTCACTTGTCTAAACTCTCGGGTCGTACACCTAAAATTGGTCTCGTCCTTGGAAACGAATTGTTTCATTAACGTTCTAAGGAGATTCATTAGTAGACGAGGCACACCCAAGACTATCCACTACGATAATGGCACCAATTTGGTTGGAGCAGCAAGAGAAATTAAAGAGGCTATCGCTGCATGGACTGAGAAACAGATCCAAGACCAGCTGTTACAGAAAGGATGTCAGTGGGTTTTCCAACCACCCAAAGCCTCACTTGCTAGTGGGTTCTGGGAGACGCTAATCCGAAGCACTCGCACAGCCTTGCGAACAATAGTTGGAAACAGCTTATTAGTGGATGAGGAAGTCCTCGCTACTGTCCTCACTGAAGTTGAAGCGATTCTTAATTCACGACCTCTTTGTGCTTCCTCTGATGACCCTGATGATCAGGAACCGTTGACACCCAACCATCTACTGTTTCAGAAAGCTGTCCACAACTTGCCACCTGGATTCTTTGTAAAGGAAGACTTATTCTCAAGAAAGAAATGGAGACAGGCACAGATTTTGGCTGATCACTTTTGGAAGAGATGGTTGAAGGAATACATCTTATCCTTGCAGGAGAGACAAAAGTGGCAGAAGCCGGAATGCAGAAGTCGGCGATTTGGTTCTACTTGTCGATGA
- the LOC137997155 gene encoding uncharacterized protein isoform X1 yields MKPLRVCVIGAGVAGLAAARHLSSQLNVFDVSVFEQASSIGGTWVYYENAGTDENGVRIHSSMYRNLRTNLPKEVMAYPDFPFPPEWPSFLTHQQVLRYLEDYASSFDLYKYIYLNSVVTNVRPLVCETNENPQWEVTVENVVIKEVHVLQFEAVIVCNGHFAVPCIPVIPGLESFPGIVMHSHDYRHPDIFQGKRVVIVGGSFSGRDICLDITESADIVYLSHKHRHAITCKLPDNIEPHCPVTWVSSDGTVQFEDGQQRETDAILLCTGYHYSFPFLDQACGIQVTNDRVTHLYKHIFNTKFPTMSFIGIASRVCGIPKQCSLQAQYIAAVLSKEKYLPSEEEMNATEEHDFQELLSRGLREKNAHSMKELSFDYNNTIAELAGADRIGPFLKSICEHVGNRHTSNLMDYKSDEYKLTSDGMWTVATYNT; encoded by the exons ATGAAACCGCTACGAGTGTGTGTGATAGGAGCCGGGGTTGCCGGATTAGCAGCCGCCAGGCATCTTTCAAGTCAGCTAAATGTGTTTGATGTTTCTGTCTTTGAACAAGCCTCTTCCATCGGTGGAACATGGGTCTATTATGAAAACGCCGGCACAGATGAAAATGGCGTTCGAATTCACTCCAGCATGTACCGAAATCTGAG aaCCAATCTCCCAAAGGAGGTAATGGCATATCCAGATTTTCCATTTCCCCCTGAATGGCCATCTTTCTTGACTCATCAGCAAGTTCTTAGATATCTTGAAGACTATGCGAGCAGCTTTGATTTGTACAAGTACATCTATTTGAATTCTGTTGTCACAAATGTCCGTCCACTAGTTTGTGAGACCAACGAAAATCCTCAGTGGGAAGTTACTGTGGAAAACGTTGTCATTAAAGAGGTCCACGTTCTCCAGTTTGAGGCAGTTATTGTTTGCAATGG CCATTTTGCTGTTCCTTGTATACCGGTTATTCCTGGTTTGGAGTCGTTCCCTGGGATCGTCATGCACAGTCATGATTATCGACATCCTGATATCTTCCAAGGAAAAAGAGTAGTTATTGTTGGTGGTTCTTTTTCTGGTCGAGATATATGTCTTGACATAACTGAATCTGCAGATATAGTCTACCTCAGCCACAAACATCGTCATGCTATAACTTGTAAGCTTCCGGACAATATTGAACCTCACTGCCCCGTAACTTGGGTGTCCAGTGACGGGACTGTTCAGTTTGAGGATGGACAACAAAGGGAAACGGATGCCATCTTGCTCTGCACTGGATACCATTATTCATTTCCCTTCCTTGATCAGGCTTGTGGCATTCAAGTCACTAATGACCGAGTAACGCATCTATACAAACACATTTTCAACACCAAATTCCCCACAATGTCATTCATTGGGATAGCCTCTAGGGTGTGTGGTATACCAAAACAGTGCAGTCTTCAAGCTCAGTACATTGCAGCAGTGTTAAGTAAAGAGAAGTATTTGCCCTCTGAAGAAGAAATGAATGCTACAGAGGAACACGATTTCCAAGAGTTACTTTCTAGGGGTCTGCGGGAAAAAAATGCTCATTCTATGAAAGAATTATCATTTGATTATAACAATACTATTGCTGAGTTAGCAGGAGCAGATAGGATTGGACCATTTCTTAAAAGTATTTGTGAACATGTAGGTAATCGACATACAAGTAACTTGATGGATTACAAGAGTGACGAATATAAGCTGACATCCGATGGAATGTGGACAGTTGCTACCTATAACACATAA
- the LOC137997155 gene encoding uncharacterized protein isoform X2 — translation MAYPDFPFPPEWPSFLTHQQVLRYLEDYASSFDLYKYIYLNSVVTNVRPLVCETNENPQWEVTVENVVIKEVHVLQFEAVIVCNGHFAVPCIPVIPGLESFPGIVMHSHDYRHPDIFQGKRVVIVGGSFSGRDICLDITESADIVYLSHKHRHAITCKLPDNIEPHCPVTWVSSDGTVQFEDGQQRETDAILLCTGYHYSFPFLDQACGIQVTNDRVTHLYKHIFNTKFPTMSFIGIASRVCGIPKQCSLQAQYIAAVLSKEKYLPSEEEMNATEEHDFQELLSRGLREKNAHSMKELSFDYNNTIAELAGADRIGPFLKSICEHVGNRHTSNLMDYKSDEYKLTSDGMWTVATYNT, via the exons ATGGCATATCCAGATTTTCCATTTCCCCCTGAATGGCCATCTTTCTTGACTCATCAGCAAGTTCTTAGATATCTTGAAGACTATGCGAGCAGCTTTGATTTGTACAAGTACATCTATTTGAATTCTGTTGTCACAAATGTCCGTCCACTAGTTTGTGAGACCAACGAAAATCCTCAGTGGGAAGTTACTGTGGAAAACGTTGTCATTAAAGAGGTCCACGTTCTCCAGTTTGAGGCAGTTATTGTTTGCAATGG CCATTTTGCTGTTCCTTGTATACCGGTTATTCCTGGTTTGGAGTCGTTCCCTGGGATCGTCATGCACAGTCATGATTATCGACATCCTGATATCTTCCAAGGAAAAAGAGTAGTTATTGTTGGTGGTTCTTTTTCTGGTCGAGATATATGTCTTGACATAACTGAATCTGCAGATATAGTCTACCTCAGCCACAAACATCGTCATGCTATAACTTGTAAGCTTCCGGACAATATTGAACCTCACTGCCCCGTAACTTGGGTGTCCAGTGACGGGACTGTTCAGTTTGAGGATGGACAACAAAGGGAAACGGATGCCATCTTGCTCTGCACTGGATACCATTATTCATTTCCCTTCCTTGATCAGGCTTGTGGCATTCAAGTCACTAATGACCGAGTAACGCATCTATACAAACACATTTTCAACACCAAATTCCCCACAATGTCATTCATTGGGATAGCCTCTAGGGTGTGTGGTATACCAAAACAGTGCAGTCTTCAAGCTCAGTACATTGCAGCAGTGTTAAGTAAAGAGAAGTATTTGCCCTCTGAAGAAGAAATGAATGCTACAGAGGAACACGATTTCCAAGAGTTACTTTCTAGGGGTCTGCGGGAAAAAAATGCTCATTCTATGAAAGAATTATCATTTGATTATAACAATACTATTGCTGAGTTAGCAGGAGCAGATAGGATTGGACCATTTCTTAAAAGTATTTGTGAACATGTAGGTAATCGACATACAAGTAACTTGATGGATTACAAGAGTGACGAATATAAGCTGACATCCGATGGAATGTGGACAGTTGCTACCTATAACACATAA
- the LOC137977188 gene encoding uncharacterized protein, whose translation MKLQRVCVIGAGAAGLVAARHLTSQPSIFDVSVFEQASFIGGTWVYTENTGTDEHGLPIHSSMYRNLRTNLPKEIMSFPDFPFPPAWQSFMYHHQVLRYLEDYATKFGLCKYIHFDSVVRSVRPLDKKGSCNPQWEVIVNDVGTKKSKVLQFEAVIVCNGHYSVPFVPVIPGMESFPGLVIHSHDYRQPEKFQEKAVVILGGGSSGLDICLEVAKCAEVVYLSHRKTLTCELPDNVEQHCPISSVSSDGTVHFDGGHQRKADVILLCTGYNCSFPFLDDECGIQVTNNRVTHLYKHIFNTKYPTMSFIGLGTRVCPFPQFSLQAQYIAAVLSGQKHLPSEGEMNTDEEDDFQEKISRGLQEKHAHLLGDRQWEYNNNIAQLAGADRLSSFYESIYNHVHHCRTNSLMNYKNDEFELLSDGRWTEV comes from the exons ATGAAACTGCAACGAGTGTGTGTGATAGGAGCTGGAGCCGCTGGACTAGTGGCGGCTAGGCATCTTACAAGTCAGCCAAGTATATTTGATGTTTCTGTGTTTGAACAAGCTTCTTTCATCGGTGGAACATGGGTCTACACTGAAAATACTGGCACAGATGAACATGGCCTTCCAATTCACTCCAGCATGTACCGAAATCTCAG aaccaATCTCCCCAAGGAGATCATGTCATTTCCAGATTTCCCATTTCCTCCTGCGTGGCAATCTTTCATGTATCATCACCAAGTTCTCAGATATCTGGAAGATTATGCAACCAAATTTGGATTGTGTAAATACATTCATTTTGACTCTGTTGTCCGTAGTGTTCGTCCACTTGATAAAAAGGGCAGTTGCAACCCTCAGTGGGAAGTCATTGTAAATGATGTTGGTACAAAGAAGTCTAAAGTTCTCCAGTTTGAAGCTGTCATTGTATGTAATGG CCACTATTCTGTTCCCTTTGTACCAGTTATTCCTGGGATGGAGTCTTTTCCTGGCCTCGTCATACACAGTCATGATTATCGGCAGCCAGAAAAGTTCCAAGAGAAAGCTGTAGTTATTCTTGGTGGTGGATCGTCTGGTCTAGATATTTGTCTGGAGGTAGCTAAATGTGCAGAGGTTGTATACCTCAGTCATAGGAAGACTTTGACCTGTGAACTTCCAGACAATGTAGAGCAACACTGCCCCATATCTTCAGTGTCAAGTGATGGGACAGTTCATTTTGATGGTGGACACCAGAGGAAAGCCGATGTCATACTGCTTTGTACTGGATATAATTGTTCGTTTCCTTTCCTGGATGATGAATGTGGCATTCAAGTCACAAATAACCGAGTAACACATCTATACAAACACATTTTCAACACCAAGTACCCCACAATGTCATTCATCGGCTTGGGCACCAGGGTGTGTCCATTTCCACAGTTTAGCCTTCAAGCACAATATATCGCAGCGGTTCTCAGTGGACAGAAGCATTTGCCATCTGAAGGAGAAATGAATACTGATGAGGAAGATGATTTCCAAGAGAAAATCTCGAGAGGTCTGCAGGAGAAACATGCTCATTTATTAGGAGACAGACAGTGGGAGTATAACAACAATATTGCTCAGTTGGCGGGGGCAGACAGGCTAAGTTCATTTTATGAGAGTATTTACAACCATGTACATCATTGTAGGACAAATAGCCTGATGAATTACAAGAATGACGAGTTTGAGCTGCTCTCTGATGGAAGATGGACAGAAGTGTAG